The DNA segment GCAATTGGGACGCCTGCTCGAGTATCATCGATTGTGTGCTGTTCCTGGAGGCCTTCATCGATGTGCACTGTCTCTCGAGGCTCGCTCGAGTGGCCTATCTCGAAAACAGAAAGACAGATAAAAGTCGCTACATTGTAAACACACAGATATGGACGTTCCCTACGATCTCACCTCGTACGTGCGGGTACTGAAGATGGCGACGACGCCCACGCGCGAGGAGTTCCTGCAAGTGTCGAAAATAGCCGGTGCAGGGATCTTGCTCGTCGGCTTTCTCGGATTCCTCATCGGTGTGATTATGTTGTTCCTCACTGGCGGTGGGTTCTGATGCCGATTTACGCTGTCAAAACGACCGCAAGCCAGGAGCAGACGGTCGCTGACATGATCATCACTCGGGAAGACCCGACCGTACACGCAGCGTTAGCCCCCGATTCGCTGACCTCCTACGTAATGGTCGAAGCCGACGATTCGAACATCATCGAACGTATCCTCGAGGAGATCCCCCACGCACGGTCTGTCATTCCAGGCGAATCGGACATCTCCGAAGTGGAGCATTTCCTTTCGCCCAAACCGGACGTGGAAGGGATTGCAGAAGGAGACATCGTCGAACTCATCGCAGGTCCGTTCAAAGGGGAGAAAGCCCAGGTGCAGCGAATCGACGAAGGGAAAGATCAGGTGACGGTCGAACTGTACGAAGCCACGGTTCCAATTCCGGTGACGGTTCGTGGCGACCAGATTCGAGTGCTGGATTCGGACGAGCGGTAAGGACTCGAGTGCTGTCTTGAGACGGTATCGTGTCCTATCTTGTGGCGTTTTTCGAGGTAATGCACTCGGCGCAGGTCACAGGCGAGCGCCGAGTATTTTGTACAAGATTTCGCAAGGAGGGGTGAGTGAGCGTAGCGAACGAACCCGACGCGTGAAAATTTACCCGTTCAAAAACTCGGCCAGTCGCTTTTCGTCGATCGATTCGTCGATTTCCTCGAGAAGTTTCTCACGTTGACGAACGTCTTCAGAGTCGGCTCCGTATGCGCGGACGTACTCAGCACGGCTGTGTTCGGTGAACACGTGACGAATTCCGAGGTAGCCGTCGGGGACGATAGTCCCACAGACACCACACTCGAGGCGTTCGTGGGCACTCACCTGGTGGGCGATGGCCGATTCGACGTCGTCGAAGACGGCCTCACAACCGTCGATTCCACATTCCCAGGCCATTCAATGGCTTTTCTCAAGGGGGTCTAAAGGGTCTTTCGTTGCACTCACGGTTCGATTTCGACCGTCAGACCGGATGGACAAATCAGAATTCCTAACTGCTCGCTAGTGTAACTGGCAGGTGTGAGCGCCGGAGAGTCAACTCGAGTCGATTGCCACGTCAAAGTGTTAAACGATCGCACCGTCGAATACGCCCGGCGCGCTGGGATCGACGTGTTGGTGTATGCCCCCCATTTCAAGCGCCTGTCCGAGATACGCGAGCGGGCGGCCGCCTACAGCACCGACTCGGTCCAAGTGATCCCCGCTCGAGAGGTGTTTACGGGGTCGTGGCAGGATCGAAAGCACGTGCTGGCGATCGGACTCGAGGACCCGGTTCCGGACTTTATCACGCTCGAGGGAGCGATGACGGCGTTCGACCGACAGGATGCAGCCGTGCTGGTTCCACACCCGGAGTTTCTGACGGTTTCGTTGACCAAGCGCGATATTCGCGAATATCGAGACGTTATCGACGCAATAGAAATTTTCAATCCAAAGCATCTGCCGAGACACAACCGGCGGGCGAGAACGGTGGCATCGAAGTTCGACCTGGCTCCGTTTACCTCTTCGTATGCGCATCTACCCCGTTCAGTTGGTGTATCGTACGTCGAATTCGACCGATCGATCGAGTCGGAAGCTGAACTCGTCGAGGCGTTCCGTTCTAATGAACGACGACGTGTCGTCTACGACAACGGGCTCAAGCGGTGGGGGACGACGGCGAGTGAGCTCGGTCACCTCGTCTACGAAAATACCTGGGAGAAAATCGACCGCCTATTGCTTTCCGGAACGGAGCCAACCCATCCTGATCACATCTTTTACGATGGAAAATTCGACGACGTCGCGGTGTACTAACGTATCAGGTAAAACGGTTCACCTTCTTCGCCTCGAGCGAGTGATTTCGGGAACGAATCCGTTTTTTCGGCTTCCCGTTCATAGCGCCGATGCTCGCTGATGGGGGGTATCGTAGCCAACCAGGCATTTCGCCTCGTGGAAGCAGCGTTTGTGTTTCGACTAGAGGCACGGAATCGATGGACTCCTCCGATAAATTCTCGAGGTATCGAGTGCAGAAATTACGAGACGCTGCGTGGCTTCCCAACCCTGTACGGATGCGTGAAACCGATGGTTTCACTCATCAGTCGACGTTTGGGAGGGTACGTTGCATCCATTGAAAACTCCTCCCACGACTGTCAGTGACGTGTTCATCTCCATCACGGTAGTGTCTTACAAATCGGGTTTCCAGTGAACGTCCTGTGTGTCTATAGGGATCTATATTCATGAATGTCTACCCATATACGGAACAACTGTTTGAAACGGAAGTGGTTGCCGCACAGGTTAAGTGCCTCGACTCGTTACCATCTCATATGACAATGGATACGCCCGGGGCAACTGTCCCAACAGAACCACCACCGAAACGTACACTGTTTTGCTGGGAATGCGATCATCAAAGCCCAGTCGACGGTGACTGGGAAGTCGAAACCCGTGACTCGACGCTCGCGTACATCTGTCCGGAGTGTACAACGACGATCACCGAACGCCCTCACAGAAGTTCTCCAGGCGGAGGCGTCAACGTGGACGAAGATGGTTCAGGGGCACCTCGAGAGCGTGCCTCCAGCGACGAATTTCGTCCTCGTTCACTCGTCAGTGCCTGGGGTCGAGTTGTAACGGAACCGGTTCGTGCGTGGACTGCGACGGTCGAAGCGGCCGCCTTTCGAAACCGATAGGCACGCGGTAGCAGTGTGACGGCTTTCTCCCCTTCTTCAATTTTCAATTCAGTCAGTCGCTACTGTCAGCGCGCCCAGTCTGTCCATACGAACCAGCTCCTTTCTGGTCGGCATCGGTGAGTCGGCCACGTAGGGTTGGTGGGAGGTCCTCCTCAGGTGTGGGGAGGTGTCCATGATCGAGCGTCCCTCGAACCGCTGTCCGGTCGCCATCGAGCGTGAGTCTGACGGTGGGTGCGAGCGTTCCACCGAAGCGCTCGAACTGGGCTTCGGGTGGAAGGTTACCAACTTCGTCGATACTGAGTCCCTCGAGGTTGTAGTAGTTGAGAAAACTCGAGACGAGTATCTCCTCACGGTGTGGATAGGCGAGCCAGGAGTACGTCTGATACGCTGCCGCGGCCGGGTTCGTCAGGACGAGCCCTGAGTCGTTGAGCGGGCGGTACGGTCCCCGAAGTGACTCAGCGACGAACCCATAGAGGGCGTCGAACCCGTCGAGTCCCGGTTCGAAGGTGTGGCGGTGACTCGAGATGAACAGGTAGTAACGCCCATCGCGGACGATGAGGTGCGGTCGCTCGAGTTCCTGGTTGACACAGACGGCATCGATGAGCGGGTCTTCGAACTGCCATTGCGTCGGGTCCCCGGTTGGGGACGTTGCGAGGCCGATCGAGCCGTTGAACTCCTGGCGTGTCGGGTCGCCGTTGCAGCAGTCGGCGTCTTCGGGGACCGGTGTATTCGCTTCGAACAGTAGATGCGTTGCACCCGTTTCGGGATCTTCGAAGAACCACGGATCGCGGAAGGTGTAGATCATTCCCCGGGACTGGGCTTCGGTTTCGTATCGGTCGCCGTCGGCCTCGAGCATGATCTGGTGATCGAAGGGACCGAGGATGTCGAGGCCGGTTTCGTCGGTTTCGACCGAGCCGCCCGCGCCAACCGCGAGGCGCTGGTGGTAGCTCAACGGTCCCTCACGGGAGCCAGCTGCAGTGTAAAAGCAGTAGACGGTTCCGTCGTCGTACAGAGCGGACCCGGCCCACTGTCTCGAGCCGAACGCCGTGCCTTCCTCGAAGAGCGTGCCACCACAGTGCCAGTCGTGGCCGTCACGCGAGTAAAAATAGCGAATCCTGGCGACGTCGTGGCGCTTGCCTGGGAGCAGATCTGCCGGCGCGGTGAGTGAGAAGATTACGCGCCAGCCGTCGATGGTCGCAATGGAGCCATCACGAGTGCGCAAAAACCAGGTGTCCCAGATGTGGAGTCCTGATCCATCGTCTTCGTCGGCTGGATAGACGATCGGTGCAGTCGTTTCTGGCGTTCGCTCGATTCGTCGGGCCTGTTCGGGACTCCAGCCGGAGGGTGCACCGTATCCGGGTGCGTGTTCAGTCTCATGGTCCGGTGTGTGGTGATGGCTCATAGCAGAGTTTACTCGCCCACGGATAAACACTTTTCTCGATACAGGCTGGCGTTCGATCGCCGTTGATTCGCCGCTGTGCCAGCACCGTCCCTCGTACTAGTACCTTCCCAGACGTCGACTAATGAGTGAAACCATCGGTTTCACGCATCCGTTCAGGGTTGGGAAGTCACTACCCGGAAAGAAACTCGAGGATTGCATCCGTGACGACGTCGGATCGTTCGACGTGGAGCCAGTGGCTCGCGTCGGGAAATCGACGAACGGTGAGATCACCGACGTATCGCTCGAGCCCCACGGTTTGTTCGACTGCGAGCGCCGTATCCTGTTCGCCCCAGAGAACCTGAGTCGGGGTAGGTACTCGTGGAACTCGTGGGGCAAGCCGCTCGCCAACGAGTGGAAGTCGACCCACTGCCTGCTGGGGGAACCAGCCGCGGAAGAGTGCCCGATAGTACGCGAGGGCCGATTTCGCGACGCCGGGTCGAGAAAAGGCACGCCGGTAGCGCTCGATATCCCGATCGGTAAACGCCGCTGGGTCGGCCGCGCTGTCGGTGAACACCGATTCGAGCGCGGCGCTGTTTTTCACCGTCAGGAACCGGTTTGGTATCCAGGGTACCTGAAACCAGAGAACGTACCAGGACCGAAGACACTGCTCGAGTGAGAGTTCCCGGACGTATTTGACCGGGTGCGGGGCGTTGAGGACCGTCAGGGTTTGCACGACGTTCGGATGCGAGTACGCAGTTGCCCAGGCCACTAACCCGCCCCAGTCATGAGCGACCAGGTGAGCGCGTTCGCTTCCGAGATCGGTGATGAGCTCGGTGACGTCTGCTACAAGGGTCTCGAGTCGATATGACTCGAGGCCGTGGGGCTTTTCCGACCGGTTGTACCCACGCATATCCGGGGCGATAACGCGATAGCCAGCGTCGGCGAGCGTGGGAATCTGGTGTCGCCAGGCGTACCAGAACTCGGGGAAACCGTGTAAGCAAATGACGAGGTCACCGTCTGGCGGCCCGGCGGAGACGTAGTGCAGGCGAACGTCGTTGACGATCGTTTGGTCGTGACGGACGAGGTCGTCTATCATCTCGTTAGGTTCGCGGTCTTGGTACTTCATCGTTTGTAGACACCTTTCGAGTGAGCAGGAAAATACGTGTAGCTCTCGTACAGTTCACGCAGTCTCTCAGGTGACTGTCGACCTGATCGGAACTACTGGTAAAAATTCACAGCGGTCCGTATCAGTCGTCAGCCGGGGCGGGCGAATCGCTCGAGGACACGCCCGTGCCGGGGCCGAGGTCGATCTCGAGTGCCTCGAGTTTTTCGTCGGGGACGATGCCGTCGACCCAGCCACGGTGGTCGTAGTACTCGGTTTTCATCTCCTCGAGTTCGCAGAACTCGCCCTCGCTGGCTCCCTGGCCAGGGATGCCGTCCTCGCCTTCGAGGAAGCGTGCCGGCAGCGAGTCGTCTGCACCGTCGAAACCGTTGAGGTTGTTGTAGTAACGCTCCAGCGTGTAGATCCGTTCGCCTGCCTCGAGCAAGTCGTCTTCGGTGACGTCGAGGCCGGTCATGCCGTTGTACTGCAGCACGTACTCCTCGATGCCTTCGGCGAAGGCGTTGAACTTGCAGATGTCGAAGGAGTCGCTGATGGCGTGGAGGTCCTGGAAGGCGGCTGCGAGTTCGCCCTTGCCCTCGTATTCGTAGGGATCGACCTTCTCTGGAATGCCGAGGATTTCGGCAGATGGCGTGTACGCACGAAGGTGGCAGGCGCCGCGATTAGAGGTCGCGTAGCCGATACCCATCCCCTTCATACAGCGTGGGTCGTAGGCCGGAATCGTCTGCCCTTTGACCGCCAGCGAGTTGTCGTGGGCGTCTTTACGGTCGGCGACCCGGCGGGGGCCTTCGGCGAGCAAGTCGGCGAGGTCGCCGTCCCGGCGGCCGATCGCGTCGATCATGTCGATCATCGTCTCCGTGTCGCCCCACTCGAGTTCGCCGACTCCCTCGAGTTTGCCGTGTTCGGTCATTTCCATGGCCATCGCCATCATGTTCCCGGTTTCGATGGTGTCGACGCCCATGTCGTTACACCGATCGATCATCACGGCGACGGCATCGCGGTCGGTGTGGGCGGAGTTCGGTCCGAGCGCGTAGGCTGATTCGTACTCGTACGACTCCATCCGGACGTTCATCTCCTCGCCTTTGTGCATCCGGGTAACTTCGACTTCCTTCTTACAGGCGACCGGACAGGAGTGGCAGGTCGGTTCGTCGACGAGGATGTTCTCGCGGACGTTCTCGCCGGAGACGCGTTCGGCGTCGATGTCGACGCCTTCGGTGTTTCGCATACTTTCGGTCGATGTGTAGCGACCGTTTTTCGTCGGCAGTCCATCCATCTCCTCGCCGATGTTCATCAACACGTTCGTGCCGTACAGCGAGAGGCCACCCTCGTTTGGTGCGGTCACGTCGGACTCGGTGATCGCTTTCATCGCCTGCTGGTGACCCTCCTTGAACGTTTCTGGGTCTGCCGGCTGTGGCATCTTGGTCGTCGACTTGACAACGACCGCTTTGAGGTTTTTCGAGCCCATTACGCACCCGGTGCCGCCACGACCCGACGCACGGTCATCTTCGTTGACGATACAGGCGTATTTGACCTCGTTTTCGCCGCCCGGACCAACGGCCATCATCGAGAGGTTCTTCCCGTAGGAACCGTCGACTTCCTCCTCCAGGGTGTCTCTGGTCTCGTGGACGCCTTTCCCCCAGAGATGGGAGGCATCACGGAGTTCGACTTCGCCGTCTTCGATGTAGGCGTAGACGGGGTCGTCGGCTTTCCCCTCGAACAGGAGGCCGTCGAAGCCCGCCCATTTCAGCCGTGCCCCGGACCAGCCACCGTGATGGCTGTCGGTAACCGTGCCGGTCAGCGGTGATTTCGTACAGACGGCGATACGTCCCGACATCGTCACCTGCGTTCCGGTCAACGGCCCGTTCATAAACGCGAGCAGGTTGTCCGGACTCATCGGATCGACGTCCGGCCCCTGATCGAAGACGTACTTTACGCCGAGTCCGCGCGCACCGATGTACTTGCGCGCGTCTTCGTCATCGATCGACTCGTATCCTACCGATCCGTCCGAGAGATCGACCCGTGCCACGCGATCCTGAAAACCGCCAAGTTCTGTCATAGTAAACCCTGTTCGTTATATTGGTTCTGCAGCCTGTTAGTCGTTCCCACGATGGGGTAACCATCTGTAGTTACTTCGCAACTCCTCGAATGTGGGCCGACATACGGTGTCACAGAAAGGGGACGTGGAGTGAGGGGAGGGATTCGAGGGGATTTATTCGCGGTGAGAACTCCTCGCGTGTCCGATCGTGAAGGTAATCGGAGGTGCATTCACGAGCCGTCAAGATCTGGCCCCGGTGGCACCTCTCGGGAGGCCGCGATCTGTCGCTCGTTGACTGCTCACGGCGGCCCGTCTCGAGGGCTACAAGAGCAGGGCCACGATGGCGAGGATGATGAATATCAACACGAAGATTCGGGCGATTTCCATGCTGATGCCGGCGACGCCTCGCGCGCCCACTGCGGCCGCGATAATCGCCAGCACGAAGAAGATGATCGCCCAGTACAGGAAGCCACCGCCACCGATCTGAAGCGGAATCTCGAGCATGGCCCGGCGTACCACGATCGGTTATTTAAACGCGGGTGACCGTCGTATCCGATTTTCGAGGCTAAGGTGGGACTACGATCCGGTAACCAGTGGTTCATTCGGTATTGGGTTCGGGTTCACCTCGAGTCGGGTTCGTCGTCGAAAAACGCCTGACACAGTTTCGCCTCCGCACTTCGTAAATGCTCGTGGAACGTTGGTCGTGAGACGCCCATCGACTGGGCGAGTTCCTCGCCAGTCGTCGGCCGGGGCCACTCGAAATAGCCGCCCAGATACGCTCGCTGTAACGAGGCGAACTGTCGCTCCGTCAGCTTTCCTTCGAGACTTGCTGCGAACTCTTCTTGGGTATCACCGCCGCGTTCGTGCTGTCGGAACGAGACGACGTCGGTACCGTCGTATTTCGATTGTACCGCTTCGACGACGCCACGAACGTTCGTCGAGTGTGGAATCTCGAGTGTCACACGCGCTCGACCGGAATCGGCTTCGATTGATTGGACGAGGATACCCCGTTCGGAGAGCCAGCGGACGAAGTCGTCATCGCTGTGGACTTCGATGAGGCAGCTGTCCTCCCGTTCGACGAGCACCTCGAGGTCGGCGTCTTCGAGGGTGGAAGCGGCGCTCTGTAGGTCCTCAGTAGCGATGCCCGTGGCGGTGAACAGGGAAGCCGTGTCGTCACCGGTTCGGTGGACGGACCGTCGATACTCGAGCTGGCAGTCGGTTTCGGTCGTCAGCGCGACTGGAACGAGTGCGGGGTCGGTGAGATCGAGCTCGACGGCCACGACGGCGTCGGTGGCGAGCATTCGACTGGTTTCGCGAGCGTTGATTCCGCTGGCGACCGCTCGAGCCAGTGCCGAGAGTATCACCTCCTCACGGTCAGTGACCTCATGGTTCTGGTCGGAACAGACGGTAAGGGTGCCGTACTCGACGCCGTTGTACTCCAGTGGGAAGGCAGCCTGGGTCATCCCGCCGTGGGTCTCGACGACGACAGACTCCGTCTCGAGGCTCACGGCCGACGGGTGGTCCGCATCGACCGGTACATCCTCGGGGTCGACACCCGCGGTTGCACGAACTTCGAGCACGTCCGTTGCGGGATTTCGTTCACCGACCCAGGCCCCTTCGTACGGTGATTCCGCCGCGATCCGTTCACAGACCGACTGCTCGAGCGCGCTCCGAGAGATCGAACCGGCGACGGCGGTCGTCACGTCCTGAATCAGGCCTTCGACACGTTCGAGAATATACTCGAGTTCGTCCGTGCGCTCTTGCAGGGCGAACTGGGCTTCCTTTCGCTGCGTAATATCGTTCTGGAACCCAACGTAGTGGGTAATTTCGCCAGCGCTGTTTCGAACCGGAGCGACGGTGACCTCGTTCCAGAACTCCGCCCCATCCTTCCGGTAGTTTTTGATCTCGACGGTCGTCGGTCGTTCCTCGTCGATTGCGGCCCGCATCTCGTCGGTGGCGGCGGCATCGGACTCGGGCCCCTGCAGAAGCCGACAGTTTCGGCCGACGACTTCGTCACCGGGATAGCCGGTTAACTCCTCGTATGCGCTGTTGACGTAGACCAGCGGGTTATCCTCCATATGTGGGTCGGACAGCGAGAAACCGACCGGTGCTTCGTTGATGGCTCGCGTTTTGACCGCCCGATCGACATCTTCGAATTCGGTTTCATCGTCGTGAGAATGTAGCGTAACCGTCGCGCCGTCGTGTCCCCGGTGGACGCGAGCGTCGAA comes from the Natronosalvus amylolyticus genome and includes:
- a CDS encoding bacterio-opsin activator domain-containing protein; this encodes MDDVDATHGKGESVPQRGVTAALEYVADPVFTVEDGTIIYANERAKNALELPTDVIGTEASNALEPIWSNLETEIAETTIGTVRNVDIDVEAFDARVHRGHDGATVTLHSHDDETEFEDVDRAVKTRAINEAPVGFSLSDPHMEDNPLVYVNSAYEELTGYPGDEVVGRNCRLLQGPESDAAATDEMRAAIDEERPTTVEIKNYRKDGAEFWNEVTVAPVRNSAGEITHYVGFQNDITQRKEAQFALQERTDELEYILERVEGLIQDVTTAVAGSISRSALEQSVCERIAAESPYEGAWVGERNPATDVLEVRATAGVDPEDVPVDADHPSAVSLETESVVVETHGGMTQAAFPLEYNGVEYGTLTVCSDQNHEVTDREEVILSALARAVASGINARETSRMLATDAVVAVELDLTDPALVPVALTTETDCQLEYRRSVHRTGDDTASLFTATGIATEDLQSAASTLEDADLEVLVEREDSCLIEVHSDDDFVRWLSERGILVQSIEADSGRARVTLEIPHSTNVRGVVEAVQSKYDGTDVVSFRQHERGGDTQEEFAASLEGKLTERQFASLQRAYLGGYFEWPRPTTGEELAQSMGVSRPTFHEHLRSAEAKLCQAFFDDEPDSR
- a CDS encoding glycoside hydrolase family 68 protein; this translates as MSHHHTPDHETEHAPGYGAPSGWSPEQARRIERTPETTAPIVYPADEDDGSGLHIWDTWFLRTRDGSIATIDGWRVIFSLTAPADLLPGKRHDVARIRYFYSRDGHDWHCGGTLFEEGTAFGSRQWAGSALYDDGTVYCFYTAAGSREGPLSYHQRLAVGAGGSVETDETGLDILGPFDHQIMLEADGDRYETEAQSRGMIYTFRDPWFFEDPETGATHLLFEANTPVPEDADCCNGDPTRQEFNGSIGLATSPTGDPTQWQFEDPLIDAVCVNQELERPHLIVRDGRYYLFISSHRHTFEPGLDGFDALYGFVAESLRGPYRPLNDSGLVLTNPAAAAYQTYSWLAYPHREEILVSSFLNYYNLEGLSIDEVGNLPPEAQFERFGGTLAPTVRLTLDGDRTAVRGTLDHGHLPTPEEDLPPTLRGRLTDADQKGAGSYGQTGRADSSD
- a CDS encoding DUF7565 family protein, with translation MAWECGIDGCEAVFDDVESAIAHQVSAHERLECGVCGTIVPDGYLGIRHVFTEHSRAEYVRAYGADSEDVRQREKLLEEIDESIDEKRLAEFLNG
- a CDS encoding DUF1328 family protein encodes the protein MLEIPLQIGGGGFLYWAIIFFVLAIIAAAVGARGVAGISMEIARIFVLIFIILAIVALLL
- a CDS encoding PHP-associated domain-containing protein gives rise to the protein MAGVSAGESTRVDCHVKVLNDRTVEYARRAGIDVLVYAPHFKRLSEIRERAAAYSTDSVQVIPAREVFTGSWQDRKHVLAIGLEDPVPDFITLEGAMTAFDRQDAAVLVPHPEFLTVSLTKRDIREYRDVIDAIEIFNPKHLPRHNRRARTVASKFDLAPFTSSYAHLPRSVGVSYVEFDRSIESEAELVEAFRSNERRRVVYDNGLKRWGTTASELGHLVYENTWEKIDRLLLSGTEPTHPDHIFYDGKFDDVAVY
- a CDS encoding protein translocase SEC61 complex subunit gamma, coding for MDVPYDLTSYVRVLKMATTPTREEFLQVSKIAGAGILLVGFLGFLIGVIMLFLTGGGF
- a CDS encoding aldehyde ferredoxin oxidoreductase family protein translates to MTELGGFQDRVARVDLSDGSVGYESIDDEDARKYIGARGLGVKYVFDQGPDVDPMSPDNLLAFMNGPLTGTQVTMSGRIAVCTKSPLTGTVTDSHHGGWSGARLKWAGFDGLLFEGKADDPVYAYIEDGEVELRDASHLWGKGVHETRDTLEEEVDGSYGKNLSMMAVGPGGENEVKYACIVNEDDRASGRGGTGCVMGSKNLKAVVVKSTTKMPQPADPETFKEGHQQAMKAITESDVTAPNEGGLSLYGTNVLMNIGEEMDGLPTKNGRYTSTESMRNTEGVDIDAERVSGENVRENILVDEPTCHSCPVACKKEVEVTRMHKGEEMNVRMESYEYESAYALGPNSAHTDRDAVAVMIDRCNDMGVDTIETGNMMAMAMEMTEHGKLEGVGELEWGDTETMIDMIDAIGRRDGDLADLLAEGPRRVADRKDAHDNSLAVKGQTIPAYDPRCMKGMGIGYATSNRGACHLRAYTPSAEILGIPEKVDPYEYEGKGELAAAFQDLHAISDSFDICKFNAFAEGIEEYVLQYNGMTGLDVTEDDLLEAGERIYTLERYYNNLNGFDGADDSLPARFLEGEDGIPGQGASEGEFCELEEMKTEYYDHRGWVDGIVPDEKLEALEIDLGPGTGVSSSDSPAPADD
- a CDS encoding transcription elongation factor Spt5, whose product is MPIYAVKTTASQEQTVADMIITREDPTVHAALAPDSLTSYVMVEADDSNIIERILEEIPHARSVIPGESDISEVEHFLSPKPDVEGIAEGDIVELIAGPFKGEKAQVQRIDEGKDQVTVELYEATVPIPVTVRGDQIRVLDSDER
- a CDS encoding alpha/beta fold hydrolase; translation: MKYQDREPNEMIDDLVRHDQTIVNDVRLHYVSAGPPDGDLVICLHGFPEFWYAWRHQIPTLADAGYRVIAPDMRGYNRSEKPHGLESYRLETLVADVTELITDLGSERAHLVAHDWGGLVAWATAYSHPNVVQTLTVLNAPHPVKYVRELSLEQCLRSWYVLWFQVPWIPNRFLTVKNSAALESVFTDSAADPAAFTDRDIERYRRAFSRPGVAKSALAYYRALFRGWFPQQAVGRLPLVGERLAPRVPRVPTPTQVLWGEQDTALAVEQTVGLERYVGDLTVRRFPDASHWLHVERSDVVTDAILEFLSG